The following are from one region of the SAR202 cluster bacterium genome:
- a CDS encoding FAD-binding oxidoreductase has protein sequence MPPRLDQKAPRASPVFRLKVAAGLLTGLHGHDFAAARSYLEIKWPGQPRPLQILRFMGWGFRQTFIEIPDALTTVTSAKAVSTTSIWLAATNPLANHPWAKDPEATLPQQVDVVVIGAGFTGAACAYHWSKRKGGTMAVLEMNEASSGSSGRNEGTIVMGRFYAYARHTVLKHLDKFRADLTPEQSGRLASQFAAAYVKAAYKNADMIQQTIKDEGFDVDYARNGWVQGRSVQAQEALDESVRLGREAGFDDWVKIPPKQVLELTGMSLDHSAGFSQRAGSWHPAKWVWSLLGRALEDERISFFSNTRVTDVLTEGDLYEVRTTRGSIRAKYIINATESYTALLHPQFIGRLHPTQTQGGYVEGGPDSMKRDISIQSTEGWFGKHHDGVIFGSDATRISYRGAGRIKPSHFITKYMIAEVQRRFGRSRMNLTREWSCTAGFTDDEFPIVGVMDGRRQYIIAGMCGSGSGVHFNAARHVVDQVLGIPGPDDYPREYFSPTRVLDPRGHKWPEIV, from the coding sequence ATGCCGCCAAGACTCGACCAGAAGGCGCCCCGGGCCTCTCCGGTATTCCGCCTGAAAGTCGCCGCCGGTCTCCTCACCGGCCTGCATGGCCATGATTTCGCGGCCGCCCGCAGCTACCTGGAAATCAAGTGGCCGGGCCAACCGAGACCCCTGCAGATCCTGCGTTTCATGGGTTGGGGATTCCGCCAGACCTTCATTGAGATCCCCGACGCCCTCACCACTGTAACCTCCGCAAAGGCCGTCTCGACCACCTCCATCTGGCTCGCCGCCACCAACCCTCTCGCCAACCACCCGTGGGCGAAAGACCCGGAGGCAACGCTGCCCCAACAAGTGGACGTCGTCGTCATCGGCGCGGGTTTCACCGGCGCCGCGTGCGCGTACCACTGGTCGAAGCGCAAGGGCGGCACTATGGCCGTCCTTGAAATGAACGAGGCATCCTCCGGCTCCAGCGGCCGCAACGAGGGCACCATAGTCATGGGGCGCTTCTACGCTTACGCCCGGCACACCGTCCTCAAGCACCTTGACAAGTTCAGGGCGGACCTCACCCCGGAGCAGAGCGGCAGGCTCGCCTCGCAGTTCGCTGCGGCGTACGTCAAGGCCGCATACAAGAACGCGGACATGATTCAGCAAACGATCAAGGACGAAGGGTTCGACGTCGACTACGCCCGCAATGGCTGGGTGCAGGGCCGCAGCGTGCAGGCGCAGGAAGCCCTTGACGAGTCGGTCCGCCTCGGCCGCGAGGCCGGCTTCGACGACTGGGTCAAAATTCCGCCCAAGCAGGTGCTGGAGCTCACCGGCATGAGCCTGGACCACTCGGCTGGCTTCTCGCAGCGCGCCGGCTCGTGGCACCCGGCAAAGTGGGTGTGGTCGCTCCTTGGCAGGGCGCTGGAAGACGAGCGCATTTCCTTCTTCAGCAACACCAGAGTCACCGACGTGCTAACGGAGGGCGATCTGTACGAGGTCCGCACCACCCGCGGCTCAATCCGCGCAAAGTACATAATCAACGCGACCGAGTCCTACACCGCTCTTCTACACCCGCAGTTCATCGGGAGGCTCCACCCCACGCAAACGCAGGGGGGATACGTGGAGGGCGGCCCGGACAGCATGAAGCGCGACATAAGCATACAGTCCACGGAGGGTTGGTTCGGCAAGCACCACGACGGCGTCATCTTCGGCTCGGACGCCACACGCATCAGCTACCGCGGCGCCGGCCGCATCAAGCCTTCGCACTTCATAACAAAGTACATGATCGCCGAGGTGCAACGCCGCTTCGGCCGTAGTCGCATGAACCTGACCCGTGAATGGAGCTGCACAGCCGGCTTCACTGACGACGAATTCCCGATCGTCGGCGTCATGGACGGCCGCCGCCAGTACATCATTGCCGGCATGTGCGGCTCCGGCTCCGGCGTCCACTTCAACGCCGCCCGCCACGTCGTGGACCAGGTCCTCGGCATCCCCGGCCCTGACGACTACCCCCGCGAGTACTTCTCGCCCACGCGCGTCCTGGACCCGCGCGGCCACAAGTGGCCGGAGATCGTTTAA
- a CDS encoding ABC transporter ATP-binding protein gives MKVLLRILSMAVNHKVWLAGAYFCMIGGAASSLLLPHLFGDAIDEFALILETGVFTNAVLVRMALAILATSVVIGLMGFGQSFFAQSLSEATVYDIRNNFFDRVQRLSFAFHDKQHTGNLMSRAISDVESMRVFVYIGLVELPWLVLVFTATGVLMVMVNWKLGLVAVTIMPIIGAISIVIRGKIRGTWNEIMEYMSRLSTVLQENLTGVRVVKAFGIERFEQAKYDVHNTDVRKRYFRLSKLQASNNTMVGTTYFSGMGLTLLFGGYMVVNGEMTAGQLAQFLFYLQILMGPIWSIGGQVNAVARALPAGQRLFEILDTKSAVVEREKPLEPQRTRGAVRYEGVNFSYKAGTPVLKNVGIAAAPGQVIALVGAPGSGKSTIVNLMPRFYDVDSGRITIDDIDIKDVSLKSLRRNIGIVQQDVFLFGTTIRENIAYGREDATLEEVIAAAKVAQLHEHIASLPAGYETELGERGSTLSGGQRQRLSIARAVLLDPPILILDDSTSSVDAHTEEQIRTAMEAVMKGRTTFVIANRLGTVHRADQILVLKDGQITERGTHMELLAKGGIYKDIYDLQLRPQEEVLHEFDVNTPSALQEAK, from the coding sequence ATGAAAGTACTTCTCAGGATTCTGAGCATGGCCGTCAACCACAAGGTCTGGTTGGCGGGTGCTTATTTCTGCATGATCGGCGGAGCAGCATCCTCGCTCCTGCTGCCGCACCTCTTTGGGGACGCCATCGATGAGTTCGCCCTCATCCTGGAAACCGGTGTATTCACGAACGCCGTCCTGGTGAGAATGGCGCTAGCCATCCTTGCAACTAGCGTTGTGATAGGCCTGATGGGGTTCGGCCAGTCCTTTTTCGCACAGTCGCTCAGCGAGGCGACCGTATACGACATCCGCAATAACTTCTTTGACAGGGTCCAGCGTCTGAGCTTCGCTTTCCACGACAAGCAGCACACCGGCAACCTGATGTCCCGGGCGATCAGCGACGTGGAGTCGATGAGGGTATTTGTCTACATAGGCCTCGTCGAGCTGCCCTGGCTCGTGCTGGTCTTCACCGCCACCGGCGTGCTGATGGTTATGGTGAACTGGAAGCTCGGGCTGGTTGCGGTGACGATCATGCCGATAATAGGCGCGATCTCGATAGTAATCCGCGGCAAGATCCGGGGCACCTGGAACGAGATCATGGAGTATATGTCCAGGCTCAGCACGGTGCTCCAGGAGAACCTGACGGGGGTCCGGGTGGTCAAGGCGTTCGGCATCGAGCGTTTTGAGCAGGCCAAGTACGACGTTCACAACACGGATGTGCGGAAGCGTTACTTCCGCCTGTCTAAGCTGCAAGCGTCCAATAACACAATGGTGGGCACTACATACTTCTCCGGAATGGGCCTGACGCTACTTTTCGGCGGCTACATGGTGGTCAACGGCGAGATGACGGCAGGCCAACTAGCCCAGTTTCTGTTCTACCTGCAGATACTTATGGGGCCGATCTGGAGCATCGGCGGGCAGGTGAACGCGGTGGCGAGGGCCCTCCCGGCGGGACAACGCCTGTTCGAGATACTCGACACAAAGTCGGCGGTTGTTGAGCGCGAGAAGCCCCTGGAGCCTCAGAGGACCCGGGGCGCAGTAAGGTACGAGGGCGTCAACTTCAGCTATAAGGCCGGAACGCCGGTCCTGAAGAACGTGGGCATCGCGGCGGCGCCGGGACAGGTGATAGCCCTGGTGGGCGCGCCGGGCAGCGGCAAGAGCACTATCGTTAACCTGATGCCGCGGTTCTACGATGTCGACTCCGGCCGCATCACCATCGACGACATAGACATCAAGGACGTTTCGCTGAAGTCTTTGCGGCGCAACATCGGAATTGTCCAGCAGGACGTGTTCCTCTTCGGCACGACAATCCGGGAGAACATCGCGTACGGCCGCGAGGACGCGACTCTAGAGGAAGTGATCGCCGCCGCGAAGGTGGCGCAGCTCCATGAGCACATTGCGTCGCTGCCCGCGGGCTATGAGACCGAGTTGGGCGAGCGGGGATCGACGCTGTCCGGCGGGCAGCGCCAGCGCCTTTCCATCGCCCGCGCGGTGCTTCTGGACCCGCCGATTCTCATCCTCGACGACTCAACATCCAGCGTGGACGCGCATACGGAGGAGCAGATCCGGACCGCGATGGAGGCGGTGATGAAGGGCCGGACCACCTTTGTAATTGCGAACCGGCTGGGCACCGTGCACCGGGCCGACCAGATCCTCGTGCTCAAGGACGGGCAGATTACGGAGCGCGGGACGCATATGGAGTTGCTCGCCAAAGGCGGGATATACAAAGACATTTACGACCTGCAGCTGAGGCCGCAGGAAGAGGTGCTGCACGAGTTCGACGTGAACACGCCTTCGGCGCTGCAGGAGGCCAAGTAG
- a CDS encoding ABC transporter ATP-binding protein, with amino-acid sequence MATAVKLDEKARKDREKLESETFGSAYNKAVVVRFVKYVAALPIRKMVLLAFVSQVLYGVTIVCLPWIIKLAVDGYILKGNLDGLKWVVLLFFLNFGLNRVGQFFMEVSLIRAGQTILYSLRRDMFAHMQRLSLSFYNKTEVGRLMSRVLGDVGQLQELLTMGVAMTGDLITLVGITIALALIDVKLALLSLCFLPALFIIAYFWQPRAKKSFIRARQAISTVNGELNENITGVRVVQSMNREQRNLQIFDGKNRENFNATVAATKISTSLVPIVDILRALSIGAVILLGARMVAAGEIEVGALLAFMLYIQRFFEPIRSLTTQYTQLQRSMASGERIFELLDTKTEVMDAENAKDLPPVKGRIELQGVRFGYAPGQEIIKGVDLVIEPGETVAIVGPTGAGKTTLTSLIARFYDVPRGQGAILVDGQDIRDVTRHSLSHQMSMVLQEPFLFSGTVRENILLDHSDVPQEKMVEAAKAVGAHDFIMKLEDGYETFLEERGVNLSVGQRQLISFARAIVADPKVLVLDEATANIDSSTELQIQKALQVLLKGRTAIVIAHRLSTIRGADKIVVLDKGRVVEVGNHNELTSRNGLYAHLCRMNYASLQGAMEAHARG; translated from the coding sequence GTGGCAACCGCAGTCAAGCTTGATGAGAAGGCCCGGAAGGACCGCGAGAAGCTGGAGAGCGAGACTTTCGGCTCCGCCTATAACAAGGCGGTGGTGGTGCGCTTCGTCAAGTACGTGGCGGCGCTGCCGATCCGGAAGATGGTGCTCCTGGCATTCGTCTCCCAGGTCCTGTACGGCGTCACGATAGTCTGCCTGCCGTGGATCATCAAGCTGGCCGTGGACGGCTACATCCTCAAAGGCAACCTGGACGGCCTGAAATGGGTCGTCCTCCTGTTCTTCCTCAACTTCGGCTTGAACAGGGTGGGCCAGTTCTTCATGGAGGTCTCGCTGATCCGGGCCGGGCAGACGATCCTCTACAGCCTGCGGCGTGACATGTTCGCGCACATGCAGCGACTCTCCCTTTCCTTCTACAACAAGACCGAGGTTGGCCGCCTCATGTCGCGCGTGCTGGGGGACGTGGGCCAGCTCCAGGAGCTGCTCACCATGGGCGTGGCTATGACGGGCGACCTTATCACGCTCGTCGGGATCACAATTGCGCTGGCGCTGATTGACGTCAAGCTCGCGCTCCTTTCGCTTTGCTTCCTGCCGGCGCTCTTCATCATCGCTTATTTCTGGCAGCCGAGAGCGAAGAAGTCGTTCATCCGCGCTCGGCAGGCTATTTCCACGGTCAACGGCGAATTGAACGAGAACATCACGGGCGTCCGTGTAGTCCAGAGCATGAACCGGGAGCAGCGGAACCTCCAGATATTCGACGGCAAGAACCGCGAGAACTTCAACGCGACCGTTGCGGCAACGAAGATATCCACCAGCCTGGTCCCGATTGTCGATATTCTGAGGGCCCTGTCAATCGGAGCGGTCATATTGCTCGGCGCACGGATGGTCGCGGCCGGCGAGATCGAAGTGGGCGCGCTGCTGGCCTTCATGCTCTATATCCAGCGATTCTTCGAACCTATTCGCAGCTTGACCACGCAATACACCCAACTGCAGCGTTCTATGGCTTCCGGCGAGCGCATCTTCGAGCTGCTGGACACGAAGACCGAAGTGATGGACGCTGAAAACGCGAAGGACCTTCCTCCGGTGAAGGGACGCATTGAGCTCCAGGGTGTCCGGTTCGGATATGCCCCGGGACAGGAGATCATAAAGGGCGTCGACCTGGTTATTGAGCCGGGCGAGACCGTCGCAATCGTGGGACCCACCGGCGCCGGGAAGACGACGCTGACCTCACTTATCGCGCGTTTTTACGACGTGCCGCGCGGGCAGGGCGCAATACTGGTGGACGGCCAAGACATCCGGGATGTGACGCGTCACTCGCTCTCTCACCAGATGAGCATGGTGCTGCAAGAACCTTTCCTGTTCTCAGGCACGGTGAGAGAGAACATACTCCTGGACCATTCGGATGTGCCGCAAGAGAAAATGGTCGAGGCGGCGAAGGCCGTGGGTGCGCACGACTTCATAATGAAGCTGGAAGACGGCTACGAGACGTTCCTTGAAGAGCGCGGCGTGAACCTGAGCGTCGGCCAGCGGCAGCTCATTAGCTTCGCGCGCGCTATTGTGGCGGACCCGAAGGTGCTGGTGCTTGACGAAGCGACCGCGAACATCGACAGCAGCACCGAGCTCCAAATTCAGAAGGCGCTGCAGGTGCTGCTGAAGGGGCGTACGGCTATTGTGATCGCCCACAGGCTATCGACCATCCGCGGAGCGGACAAGATAGTCGTCCTCGATAAGGGACGGGTGGTAGAGGTGGGGAATCACAACGAACTCACGTCGCGCAATGGGCTATACGCGCACCTGTGCCGCATGAACTATGCATCGCTCCAGGGTGCGATGGAAGCGCACGCGAGGGGCTAG
- a CDS encoding RidA family protein, with protein MEHERYGLMSTKGGPMFPDLEYGVAKAVRAGNLVFLQGQTGYTLDGKGFVGRGDPAAQAENAMQCVKTLLEAVGAKMEDICKVTPYVTKREYRYLVYPVIARHMKGVYPVSTGIVCKALAEPYVDFEIDVFAVIPEGRKT; from the coding sequence ATGGAACACGAGCGCTACGGACTGATGTCGACAAAAGGCGGACCGATGTTTCCGGACCTGGAATACGGTGTCGCAAAAGCGGTGAGAGCGGGGAACCTGGTGTTTTTGCAGGGCCAGACCGGGTACACGCTGGACGGGAAGGGTTTCGTCGGGCGTGGAGATCCCGCGGCGCAGGCGGAGAACGCAATGCAGTGCGTGAAAACGCTGCTGGAGGCAGTCGGCGCGAAGATGGAGGATATCTGCAAGGTGACGCCATACGTCACAAAACGAGAGTACCGTTACCTCGTGTACCCTGTCATCGCCAGGCACATGAAGGGCGTCTACCCGGTCTCCACCGGCATCGTGTGCAAGGCGCTCGCGGAGCCGTATGTGGACTTCGAAATCGATGTCTTCGCGGTGATCCCGGAGGGCAGAAAGACCTAG
- a CDS encoding MFS transporter — MRIELHHRKPARTGAFQRPSTFRSEYDRPERKRGARLMLGESVVSAVVQGINGNFMGAFALKLGASTLQMGWFSAMAELCSAFSQLMSPRVVGWMHGRKKMIITTAIVSALPWGLIAMTPSLPEEYRVWAFMVVASLALSLLIMSDPAWGSWITDLVHTSRRGRYMGLRGSMVTLVSVVIGLSGAFMLDRLHGAVMWGFAIAFVIALIARLVSALLFTQVVDPRPDIRLRPGVAPWHLFDHMGATKLGRYNLFILVFHFSMGFASPFFSVYLIRDLGVSYTTFVTLGVVSNIAVVLTMPFWGRIADKKGNLFVLGIGAASVAVWPVMFIAVSEIWYLYAVHIIIGVLSAGWGLAVLNFVLESADEADRPAAVGAFRAMASLGLFSGTIISGVLATRMPTILTYQIATMFLISGGMRLVSVAVLLPRVAGKKDTDAAPAKPAVAAQGGD, encoded by the coding sequence TTGCGAATAGAGCTGCACCACCGAAAGCCGGCCCGGACCGGCGCCTTTCAAAGGCCATCAACCTTCAGGTCAGAGTACGACCGCCCGGAGCGCAAGCGCGGCGCGCGGCTCATGCTGGGAGAGTCTGTCGTGTCGGCCGTGGTGCAGGGCATTAACGGCAACTTCATGGGTGCGTTCGCCCTCAAATTAGGCGCGTCTACGCTCCAGATGGGGTGGTTCAGCGCCATGGCGGAGCTCTGCTCGGCCTTCTCCCAGCTCATGTCGCCGAGGGTCGTGGGCTGGATGCACGGCCGCAAGAAGATGATCATCACGACAGCGATAGTCAGCGCCCTCCCGTGGGGGCTTATCGCAATGACCCCCAGCCTGCCGGAGGAATACCGGGTCTGGGCGTTCATGGTGGTGGCCTCGCTGGCGCTGTCGCTGCTCATCATGTCGGACCCCGCGTGGGGAAGCTGGATAACCGATCTAGTCCACACTAGCCGCCGCGGGCGCTATATGGGGCTGCGCGGCTCCATGGTCACGCTGGTCTCGGTCGTCATTGGCCTGAGCGGCGCGTTCATGCTGGACCGGCTCCACGGCGCGGTGATGTGGGGATTCGCGATAGCGTTTGTGATTGCGCTCATCGCCAGATTGGTCTCGGCGCTCCTCTTCACCCAGGTCGTGGACCCGAGGCCGGACATCCGGCTGCGGCCGGGTGTAGCGCCGTGGCACCTGTTTGACCATATGGGCGCCACGAAGCTTGGGCGCTATAACTTGTTCATCCTGGTGTTCCACTTCTCGATGGGCTTCGCCAGCCCGTTCTTCAGCGTGTACCTGATCAGAGACCTCGGAGTTTCTTATACGACATTCGTCACCCTTGGGGTAGTCTCGAATATCGCCGTGGTACTGACGATGCCGTTCTGGGGGCGCATCGCGGACAAGAAGGGCAACCTGTTCGTTCTGGGCATCGGCGCGGCGTCGGTGGCGGTGTGGCCGGTGATGTTCATTGCCGTCTCGGAGATCTGGTACCTGTACGCGGTGCATATCATCATCGGCGTGCTTTCGGCAGGGTGGGGCCTCGCGGTACTCAATTTCGTGCTTGAGAGCGCTGACGAAGCGGACCGGCCGGCTGCAGTGGGGGCGTTTCGCGCAATGGCGTCGCTCGGCCTCTTCTCCGGGACGATTATCAGTGGGGTGCTCGCCACCCGCATGCCGACAATCCTGACGTACCAGATTGCGACGATGTTCCTAATCTCCGGAGGGATGCGGTTGGTTAGCGTCGCGGTGCTGTTGCCGCGTGTGGCCGGGAAGAAGGACACCGATGCCGCGCCGGCCAAACCGGCCGTCGCGGCCCAGGGCGGAGATTAG